GCCTGCCTTCGGCGAAGGAGGCGCACGTGGTGCTCGGCCGGGAGAAGGACCGCCGATACGCCGAGATTGTCCTGCGCGGTAAGGGCAAGACGTTCAAGGTGAAGGAGGAGACCGGCGACGTGCGCCTTGCGCTCGCCGCGGCGGCGGACAACCTCGATCGCGCCGTCCGCAAGTACGTGGACCGCAAGATCGGCCGCCGGCGCCGCGACATACGCGTGAAGCGCCGTCCCGCGGCCCCCCGGACGCGGCCGGCGGACGAAGAAGGGGCAGCCCCGAAGACGGCCAAAGGGAAACTTTCAAACGCAAGAACCGATGCTGCGCCACTTGCCTGAGCCCGTATACCCCGCGCTTCGCGTGCAGAATCTTCTTTCCGAAGAAGCGGGACACATCGCCCTGCGGCTCTTGGAAGGCGAGGCGGGCCTCGAACGCGAGGTGCGCACGCATAAGATTCAGAAGCCCGGCCTCGTGCTCGCGGGCTACCGTTCGTACCTTCGCGCCAACCGCATCCAGGTCTTCGGCGGAAGCGAAATGCAGTATCTTCGCGACATCACGCCCGAGAAGCGGCGCGAGGTGCTCGAGCCGGTCTTTGTGCCCGATGTGCCCGCCATAGTGGTCACCAAGGACGTGGACCCGACGGAAGAAGTGCGCTATCACGCCCGCGAGCACGCCCTGCCGCTTTTCGCGACGCCCCATTCGAGCTCGGTCCTCGTCTTCCGTCTCACGACCTACCTGGAGGAAAAGCTCGCTCCCTGCATCACGCTCCACGGCGTGATGATCGAGGTGTTCGGCGTCGGCATCCTCATCCTGGGCGAAAGCGGCATCGGCAAAAGCGAGTGCGCCCTGAATCTCGTGTCCCGCGGCCACCGCCTCGTGGGCGACGACGCGGTGAACATCAAGCGGCGCGAGAGCGGCGTCCTCATAGCCGAGGGCAAGGACCTCGTGCGCCAGAACATCGAGCTTCGGGGGCTGGGCATTGTGAACGTGCGCGACCTGTTCGGCTTCACGGCCGTGAAGCGCCGCAAGGAGGTGGATCTGATCGTTAATCTCGAAAGCTGGAAGGACGAGACGGATTACGAGCGCCTGGGCGTCGAGCATGAGCACACCGAGCTGATGGGCCTTTCGGTGCCGCTCATCCGTGTTCCCGTGATGCCGGGGCGCAACCTCGCGGCTCTCATCGAGGTGGCGGCGCGCAACCACATCCTCATTCGCCAGGGGCGTCACCCCGCGCGCGAGGTGGAGCGCAAGGTGCTCCACGCCATCAAGGGCAAGGCGGCCGACGCGGCGGAAAATGCGCCGGGGCTCAAAAGGGAAAAGCGATGAGCGCGACGGCGTCCGAGACCGCGGAATGGATAGTCATCACCGGCATGTCGGGCTCGGGCAAAACGCTCGCGAGCCGGTGCTTCGAGGACATGGGCTACTTCTGCGTGGACAACCTCCCCGTGGGCCTCTTCTCCAGGTTCAAGACGCTCGTGATGGCCTCGCGCACCGACATCCCCAAGACCGTGCTCGTCGTGGACGTCCGGGAGCGCGGCTTCCTGAAAGATTTCCCGGCCGTCTACAAAGAGATGCTGAGCGACGGGGACATGAGAAGCACGCTCATTTTTTTCGAGACGAACACGCCGGCGCTTCTAAAGCGTTTCAGCGAAACGCGCCGCCGGCATCCCCTGAGCGCCCAGGCCAACGCGTCCCTCGAGCTCGAGGCGGCCATCGAGGAGGAACGCCGCCTCCTGCTTCCCATACGCGAGCTCGCGGACGTGGTCGTGGACACGACGACGCTTCAGGCGCCCAAGCTCAAGGAGTTTCTGCGAGGCAAGTTCGGCGGCGACACGACGCAGGAGACGCTGCGCCTCTCGCTCACGAGCTTCGGGTACAAGTACGGGATCCCGAGCGACGCGAACCTCGTCTTCGACGTGCGCTTCCTGCCGAACCCGCACTACGACGAAAAACTGCGCCCCTTCGACGGCTCGCATCCCCTCGTGCGCCGTTTCGTCGAAACCTCGCCCGAGTGCGGCGAGTTTTTGAAAAAAGCGATGGACCTTGCCGCCTACCTCATTCCGAAATACCAAAGCGAGGGGCACTCCTACCTGGGCATCGCCGTGGGCTGCACGGGAGGGCGCCACCGCTCGGTGGCCGTGGCGAACGCCCTGGCCGAGGCGCTCTCGAACCTGGGCTACGCGCCCCACATCGAGCACCGCGACAAGGACCGGGAGTAAATCCGCAGCGCCCGGGAAAGCGGGGCCTCCAATCTTTTTACGCGGCATACAATTACGAGACTTCTGATAAAACCGATGAACCGTTCCTGAAGGGTTCGGCAGGTGCGGAAGGTGCAGCAGGTGCGGAAAGCGCGTCTGCCGTTTCGCACTTTCCGTACTTTCCGCACTTTCTGCACGGGAGGAGCGGGGCGAGACCGGAGCCGCCTCGTCGTCCCCGCCGTTCGGGCGGGCGTTTCGCATGGCTCGAAAGACATGGCATAATAACCTCCTCCGTGGTTTCCTTATGGATATACGACTTCTCGAAAGCGTGACGCGCGTGGCCAGACGACACGCCCGCTCGGCGGCCGCAGGGTTTCTGCTGGCCCTGATCGTCACGTGCGCTTCACTTTTTCTCGAGGGAAGCGCCTGGGCGCGAATCGTCGTGTTCGCGGTCTCGTGGGCCGCGGGCGCCGGCCTGCACGCGCTGACCGCGAGCAGCATCCTGAGCGCGAAGGCGCCGCGCTCCGGCGTCGGGGAAGCGCTTGAGCGAATCACCGGGGGCGACCTCACTGACGACGTTTTCCGCGGCTCCCAGCGCGCGCACCTCTCAGGGGCGCTTTATTTCGCCGTGCGCAAGATGGTGCTCGAGCTGCGGCGCGCCGTGGGGAAATTCAGCCGCCTCTCCCAGGAGCTCGAGTCGGTGTCGCGGGGTCTGCTCGACATGACCGACAGCCTTTCCTTCAGCGCCCGCGAGCAGGGAGACTCGGTCGAGGATGTCCGCCAGAGCCTGGCGGACACGAACGCCTCGGTCGCCGAGATTCGGAAAAACGTCCACAACCTCATGGACGTGGTGGGCAACACGTCGAGCGCCGTGCTGGAGATGGCGGCGAACATCGAGGAGGTGACGGAGTCGGCCCGAAGCGGCGCGGCCTACGTGGAGGAAACCACGGTGGCCGTCGACGAGATGGCGCAAAGCGTGGCGCAGGTGGCCGAAGCGGCGCGCGAGATCTTCAGCCGCGCCTCGGACAACGCAGCCTCCATGGCCGAGATGGACACGGCCATCGAGGAGGTGGGCGAGAGCGCCAAGGTGACCGCCGAGCTTTCCGAGGCCGCCCAGCGGAGCGCCCTCGAAGGCCGCGGCACGGTTCAACAGACGTCCGAGGGCCTGAAGAACATCCAAGAGTCGGTCGGCAAGGCGATGGCCGTGGTTCACGGCCTGGGCAAGCAGTCGGTCGAGATTGGAAAAATCGTCAAGGTCATCAAAGAGATCGCAGACCAGACGAACCTGCTCGCGCTCAACGCGTCCATCCTTGCCGCGCAGGCGGGGGAGGAGGGGCGCGGCTTCGCGGTTGTGGCCGAGGAGATTCGCGAGCTGGCGGAGCGCACGGCCACCTCGGTTTCGGAAATCACCTCCATGGTGAAGTCCACCCAGCGCGAGGTCACCAAGGCGGTGCAGCTCATGGAGACCACCTCGGGACGCGTGGCCGAAGGGGTGACCCTCGGGGTGAAGGCCGAGGAGTCGCTGCGCGTCATCATGGAGCGCACCCGGCGCGCCGTCGAGAACGTAGCGCAAATCGCCAAGGCGACCAGCGAGCAGACGCTCGGCAGCCGGCGCATCACCCAGTCCATCGACGAAATGACATCGATGATCGAAAAAATCAGCTCCTCGACCGAGGAGCAAAGCGAGACGGGCCAGCGGATCAAGAAGCGCACCAGCCACATGTCCCAAGTCACCGCCCACATCTCGCGGGCCATGGAGGAGCAGAAGGCCGGAAGCCACGCCATCTCCGAAGGCATGGAGCGCGTCAACGCCATCGTCAACGGCATCGAGGATGCCATCACGAGCCTTTCGCAGGCGAGCGAGACCGTCCTCCGCGCCGTCGACGTCATCAAGGAGGCCACCCAGCAAAACACCGCGGGCGCGCGCAGTCTCTACACGACGCTGACGGCCTTCCGCCAGGAAACGCTTCTCTTCCAGGATGCGGCGGCGAAGTTCCGGCTTCCCGAGCCGAAGCGCGGAGGCACGCTTCGCTATACCATGGCGGACTCCGGCGAGCTTAACCTCGACCCGGGCTTCGCCGAGACGATCAAGCAGACGGAGATGGTCTATAGCCTTTACGACGGCCTTGTGCGCTTCGGCGAGGGAACGGACCTGCACCCGGCGCTCGCGCGGCGATGGAGCGTCTCGCACGACGGCATCAAGTACACCTTCTACCTGCGGGAAGGCGTCAAGTTCCACAACGGCCAGCCCCTCACGGCCCATGACGTCAAGGCCTCGTTCGAGCGAATGTTGCGGCCCGGAGGAAACTACCCTGCGGTATGGGCCCTCATGCCCATCCAGGGGGCTCCGGCCTTTCACGCAGGGGAAGCAAAAGAGGTCGAGGGGATCAAGATCCTCAGCGACTACGCCCTCGATATCGAGCTTCAGGAGCCCGTGGGCTTCTTTCTTTCCTATTTGACGCTCCCCGCCACGTCGGTGCTCCCTCGCGAGCTCTGCTCCCGAAAGGGCCCGGAGTTCAACAAGCAGCCTGTCGGAACGGGCCCCTACCAGCTTGCCGAAATCACGCCCGGCGAGCGCATCGTCTTAAAGCGGAACCCCGACTACTTCCTTCAGGGATGTCCTTACGCGGACGAGTTGGTCATTCGCCTCGACGTGCGCGACGCACTGCCCCTGCTTCGGCGCGGCGAGGTGGATTTCACGGCGCACCTCCAGCCCGAGTTTCTCCACGAGCTCCGCCAGGACCCCGCATGGGAGGCGAACATCCACTCGAGCGTTCAGCTCCACACTTCCTACATAGCCCTGCGCAACGACGCGCCCCCCTTCGACGACAAGCGCGTCCGGCAGGCCCTCAACCATGCGGTGAACTGCGGGGAGCTCAACCAAAGCGTTCACCACGGCGCCCACGAAGCGGCCGAGGGCATTCTTCCGCCCGGGATCCTGGGGCACAATCCCGAGCTTGAAGGCTATCCCTACAACCCTGAAAAGGCCAAGGCCTTGCTGAGCGAGGCGGGCTATCCGAACGGCTTCAAAACCGTGTACTACAAATCGCGCTCGGACCTCGGCCTTTCCAGGGAGGTCCAATTCGTTCTCGCCTCCTTTGCGCGGGTGGGCGTCGAGGTCGAAGTCCGCGACGTGAGCGAGGCCGAGCTCCGCGAGATGCAGCGCGGCGAAGACCAGCCGCCCATGTCCTACGCGGGCTGGTATGCGGATTACCCGGACCCCGACAACTTCTTCTCGAACCTTTTTCACTCGAAGAACCAGGACGTCGCGGGTATCCGCTACGGCAGTCCCCGCGTGGACATATTAATCGACGAGGCGCGCCGCGAGTCGGACGTGAACGTGCGCGAGCGGCTCTACCGCAAGGCCGAGGACCTCGTGGTCGGGGACGCGCCCGTCGTCTTCCTCCTGCACGAGCGCGCCTACGTCGTCACGCAGCCCTACGTGGGCGGCGTGCGCCTAAATCTCACGCCGCCGCTCCTGCGCCCCGAAGACCTCTGGCTGGAGCGGTAGAGGGCGGTCCGAAGCGTCCGCCGTGTTCCGCATGCTTGACAAGCTGAAGCCTGCGTGGTAATCTCGCCCTACGCTTTTAAATAGACCCAACAACGTTCACGGACAAACGCGAGTCGAAAAACAACGCTTCGACTCAGGAGAAAATCCCATGAAGAAACATCTCGCAAGGTACGCTTTCGCCTCAGCGGTCGTGCTCTGTCTGGGCGCGCTCGTATTCACCGTCGCAAGCGCTCAGGACGCCCCCAAGCCGAAAAGCGACATCACTTGGGAACAGGCCCATGTCGCGCTCAAAGCGGCCGCCAAGAAGGCCGAGGAGATTGAGACTAAGATGGACATCGCGATTGTCGACGCCGGCGCTAACCTGAAGGCGTTCGGCCGGATGGACGGCGCATGGCTCGGCTCCATCGACATCGCCATCAAAAAGGCCAAAACCGCCCGCTTTTTTGACATGAACACGGGAGCAATCGGAGAACTCTCGCAGCCCGGCGGGGCGCTCTACAACATCGAGCACTCGAACGGCGGCTTGATCACTTTCCCCGGCGGGATTCCCATCAAGAACTCGGCCGGAGAGATCATCGGCGCCATCGGGGTGTCGGGCAGCACGGTCGAAAACGACCACACGGTCGCGCTGGCTGGAGTCGCGGCGATTTCCTGAACCGGTAATAATTTCTTGCAAAGGGGTGCTGCCTGCGAGCACCCCTTTTTATTTAAAGCGAAAGCGAGGGGCGGCTCCGCGAGGGCGAGAGGCCATCACATGCCGCCGGGCGTGCTTTTTTTCTTCCT
The DNA window shown above is from Acidobacteriota bacterium and carries:
- a CDS encoding HPF/RaiA family ribosome-associated protein; the protein is MRIDFTSRGIRVPSSVRTMARERLERVARRLPSAKEAHVVLGREKDRRYAEIVLRGKGKTFKVKEETGDVRLALAAAADNLDRAVRKYVDRKIGRRRRDIRVKRRPAAPRTRPADEEGAAPKTAKGKLSNARTDAAPLA
- the hprK gene encoding HPr(Ser) kinase/phosphatase → MPEPVYPALRVQNLLSEEAGHIALRLLEGEAGLEREVRTHKIQKPGLVLAGYRSYLRANRIQVFGGSEMQYLRDITPEKRREVLEPVFVPDVPAIVVTKDVDPTEEVRYHAREHALPLFATPHSSSVLVFRLTTYLEEKLAPCITLHGVMIEVFGVGILILGESGIGKSECALNLVSRGHRLVGDDAVNIKRRESGVLIAEGKDLVRQNIELRGLGIVNVRDLFGFTAVKRRKEVDLIVNLESWKDETDYERLGVEHEHTELMGLSVPLIRVPVMPGRNLAALIEVAARNHILIRQGRHPAREVERKVLHAIKGKAADAAENAPGLKREKR
- the rapZ gene encoding RNase adapter RapZ produces the protein MSATASETAEWIVITGMSGSGKTLASRCFEDMGYFCVDNLPVGLFSRFKTLVMASRTDIPKTVLVVDVRERGFLKDFPAVYKEMLSDGDMRSTLIFFETNTPALLKRFSETRRRHPLSAQANASLELEAAIEEERRLLLPIRELADVVVDTTTLQAPKLKEFLRGKFGGDTTQETLRLSLTSFGYKYGIPSDANLVFDVRFLPNPHYDEKLRPFDGSHPLVRRFVETSPECGEFLKKAMDLAAYLIPKYQSEGHSYLGIAVGCTGGRHRSVAVANALAEALSNLGYAPHIEHRDKDRE
- a CDS encoding heme-binding protein, with product MKKHLARYAFASAVVLCLGALVFTVASAQDAPKPKSDITWEQAHVALKAAAKKAEEIETKMDIAIVDAGANLKAFGRMDGAWLGSIDIAIKKAKTARFFDMNTGAIGELSQPGGALYNIEHSNGGLITFPGGIPIKNSAGEIIGAIGVSGSTVENDHTVALAGVAAIS